From a region of the Streptacidiphilus albus JL83 genome:
- a CDS encoding IS1182 family transposase has protein sequence MSLQVRGLPEIPADTVRVARSAFPQGSLAMSVRDRLGEVFADEPFAGAFGVRGAPGLSPALLSLVTVLQFAEDLTDRQAAAMAVRAIDWKYAMGMELGATGFDDSVLARFRARLVEHGMERVVFDRLLDWCRGQGLVGAGGKQRTDSTHVISAVRDLNRLELAGESVRAALEALAVVAPAWLAQAVNVPELALRYGERVNGWKIPSSQVKRERLATVFGQDAVALLRAVWAPTAPPVLRTLEPVALLRRITVQTYLVATDTRGREVIRKREADSDGVPPGHTRLASPYDPDARWAAKGGDLFWCGYKIHLTESCDAPPEAEAEAEAEAEAEAGGEPSPGRLPVRLITDVYTTDATVPDVNATAPVQENLATRGLAPGEHYLDAGYPSAALVRAASEQGITMVTPLRPDTSPQARADTGYAKDAFRIDWKARQVRCPEGRTSSGWYPVRQHGHDAIVVDFARSDCRPCPAREQCTASRRGTRMLTLQPRELHQALTAARTEQKTDTWQAKYALRAGIEGTINQALDVTGIRRARYRGLPKVRLQHAFSAAALNVIRLDAHWSTEGTPPALSRASRLTHLSYRLTA, from the coding sequence ATGTCGTTGCAGGTTAGGGGCTTGCCGGAGATTCCGGCGGATACGGTCCGGGTGGCACGGTCGGCGTTTCCGCAGGGGTCGCTGGCGATGAGCGTGCGGGACAGGCTTGGTGAGGTCTTCGCGGACGAGCCGTTCGCGGGTGCGTTCGGGGTCCGGGGTGCCCCGGGGCTGTCGCCGGCCTTGTTGTCGCTGGTCACGGTGTTGCAGTTCGCCGAGGACCTGACGGATCGGCAGGCGGCGGCGATGGCGGTTCGCGCGATCGACTGGAAGTACGCGATGGGGATGGAGCTGGGCGCGACCGGCTTCGATGACAGTGTGCTGGCCCGGTTCCGGGCGCGGCTGGTCGAGCACGGGATGGAGCGTGTGGTCTTCGACCGGCTGCTGGACTGGTGCCGCGGGCAGGGCCTGGTCGGGGCCGGGGGCAAGCAGCGCACGGACTCCACGCACGTGATCAGCGCGGTGCGTGACCTGAACCGCCTCGAGCTGGCTGGGGAATCGGTGCGCGCGGCGCTGGAAGCGCTGGCGGTGGTCGCTCCGGCCTGGCTGGCCCAGGCAGTGAACGTGCCCGAGCTCGCGCTGCGCTACGGCGAGCGGGTGAACGGTTGGAAGATACCTTCCTCCCAGGTCAAGCGGGAACGGCTGGCCACGGTGTTCGGGCAGGACGCCGTCGCCCTGCTGCGGGCGGTGTGGGCACCGACAGCCCCTCCGGTGCTGCGGACCCTGGAGCCCGTTGCGCTGCTGCGGCGGATCACGGTGCAAACGTACCTGGTTGCCACCGACACCCGGGGACGGGAGGTGATCCGCAAGCGGGAGGCCGACAGTGACGGCGTCCCGCCCGGCCATACGCGCCTCGCCTCTCCGTACGACCCGGACGCGCGCTGGGCGGCGAAAGGCGGGGACCTGTTCTGGTGCGGATACAAGATCCATCTGACAGAGAGCTGCGATGCTCCTCCCGAAGCCGAAGCCGAAGCCGAAGCCGAAGCCGAAGCCGAAGCCGGTGGTGAGCCGTCGCCCGGGCGTCTGCCGGTGCGGCTGATCACGGATGTGTACACCACCGACGCGACCGTGCCGGACGTGAACGCCACCGCGCCGGTCCAGGAGAACCTGGCGACGCGGGGCCTGGCACCGGGCGAGCACTACCTTGACGCCGGATACCCTTCCGCCGCGCTGGTCCGGGCCGCCTCCGAGCAGGGCATCACCATGGTCACCCCGCTCCGGCCCGACACCTCGCCCCAGGCCAGGGCCGACACCGGCTACGCCAAGGACGCCTTCCGCATCGACTGGAAGGCCCGCCAGGTCCGCTGCCCCGAAGGCAGGACAAGCAGCGGCTGGTACCCGGTCCGGCAGCACGGCCACGACGCGATCGTCGTCGACTTCGCCCGCAGCGACTGCCGGCCCTGCCCCGCACGCGAGCAGTGCACCGCCTCGCGACGCGGCACCCGCATGCTCACGCTCCAGCCCCGCGAGCTCCACCAGGCACTGACCGCCGCCCGCACCGAGCAGAAGACCGATACCTGGCAAGCCAAGTACGCCCTGCGCGCCGGGATCGAGGGCACCATCAACCAGGCCCTGGACGTCACCGGAATCCGCCGGGCCCGTTACCGCGGCCTGCCCAAGGTCCGTCTCCAGCACGCCTTCTCCGCCGCCGCACTCAACGTCATCCGCCTCGACGCCCACTGGAGCACCGAAGGAACCCCACCTGCACTGTCACGCGCCAGCAGACTCACCCACCTCAGCTACCGACTCACCGCATAA
- a CDS encoding ABC-three component system protein — protein MLDEAENITKTGEQLRGRAALAVGHAHAQAFLQRLEGWFFQRSITHLAGMGSGPVTGVEFDDVFDQRRNQFRPDNLPIDADIVSLTGEPTEHAEKTFVRQLALVGIGNARIRMAVRDFVRAYEQRSRWSSENLLRPGELGDYERRLVEEWERRFNVMVDDLGEDAAESEMRAQAKLIYAWVEQNARFRIRDGCDEAFVTTGSYQRALSPFLVDASSGLGEDALADESAQATSGGVHGGFVGGQV, from the coding sequence GTGCTCGACGAAGCCGAAAACATCACCAAGACAGGAGAGCAGTTGCGAGGCCGAGCGGCGCTGGCTGTAGGTCACGCACACGCTCAAGCTTTCCTGCAACGCCTGGAGGGTTGGTTCTTCCAGCGCTCCATCACACACCTGGCGGGTATGGGCTCCGGTCCGGTCACCGGCGTCGAATTCGACGACGTCTTTGATCAGCGCCGCAACCAGTTCAGGCCGGATAACCTTCCCATCGATGCCGACATCGTCAGCCTGACCGGCGAGCCAACTGAGCATGCCGAGAAGACATTTGTACGGCAGCTCGCGCTCGTGGGGATCGGCAACGCCCGCATCCGGATGGCCGTGCGGGACTTCGTCCGAGCATATGAACAGCGCTCCCGGTGGTCTAGCGAGAATCTCCTGCGACCAGGGGAACTCGGCGACTATGAAAGGCGCCTGGTCGAAGAGTGGGAGAGACGCTTCAACGTGATGGTGGACGACCTCGGAGAGGACGCGGCCGAATCGGAGATGCGGGCGCAGGCGAAGTTGATCTATGCATGGGTTGAGCAGAATGCCAGATTCAGAATCAGAGACGGCTGCGACGAGGCCTTCGTGACTACCGGGTCCTATCAGAGGGCGTTAAGTCCGTTTTTGGTAGATGCCTCGTCCGGGTTGGGTGAGGACGCCTTGGCGGACGAGTCGGCCCAGGCGACTTCGGGTGGTGTTCACGGAGGCTTCGTCGGTGGGCAGGTCTAG
- a CDS encoding DUF3732 domain-containing protein, protein MDRERQELRSLHQVIRARIGELRQTLTEESNYLVQARDQRERLASLGLLRTTGDGAGQHCPVCDSVVTPAQQTVRAIREDLERLDSDVAFVSDDAPLIHSMIAAEEERLQDLRTEVVRNREQRESLDPGLRDAARFRSQALRAASVQGRISLFLENAARAEHAPPIADTREELRREISHLEDLLGADTQADRLTSFLSLINQKIMAKARILGLEHSEHPVRLDLRRLSVVADTPRGPVPLSDMGSGANWLGYHIATLLSLHEWFAEQGRPLPRVLVLDQPSQVYFPSDYDGAQVDLEGEDRASLLKIYQAISDTVSHLGGTFQVIVMEHADLEDEIFRSAVVERWRGGRAALIPPAWIVPNN, encoded by the coding sequence TTGGACCGCGAGCGCCAGGAGCTGCGTTCCCTGCATCAGGTGATCAGAGCCCGAATTGGAGAGCTTCGCCAAACCTTGACCGAGGAGAGCAACTACCTGGTTCAAGCCCGAGACCAGCGCGAACGACTCGCCTCCCTCGGCCTATTGCGCACTACAGGCGATGGTGCCGGCCAGCATTGCCCTGTCTGCGACAGTGTGGTTACCCCGGCGCAGCAGACCGTTCGAGCGATCCGTGAGGATTTGGAGCGCTTGGACTCCGACGTCGCCTTCGTGAGCGACGATGCCCCTCTCATCCACAGCATGATCGCCGCTGAGGAGGAGCGGCTTCAGGACCTACGCACGGAAGTGGTCCGCAACCGTGAACAGCGCGAATCGCTGGACCCCGGCCTGCGCGACGCGGCTCGGTTCCGGAGCCAAGCTCTACGCGCGGCTTCGGTCCAAGGCAGGATCAGTCTCTTCCTCGAAAATGCAGCCCGGGCCGAACATGCTCCGCCCATCGCCGACACCCGTGAAGAACTGCGTCGGGAGATCAGCCACCTGGAGGATCTGCTCGGTGCAGACACCCAGGCGGACCGGCTGACCAGTTTCCTCTCGTTGATCAACCAGAAGATCATGGCGAAGGCTCGCATCCTGGGCCTGGAGCACTCCGAGCATCCGGTCCGACTGGACCTTCGCCGCCTCAGCGTGGTTGCCGACACGCCCCGCGGGCCGGTGCCGCTGAGCGACATGGGCAGCGGCGCGAACTGGCTTGGTTACCACATCGCCACCCTATTGAGCCTGCACGAGTGGTTCGCTGAACAGGGACGCCCGTTGCCGCGTGTCCTGGTCCTCGACCAGCCCTCCCAGGTGTACTTCCCATCCGACTACGACGGGGCACAGGTAGATCTCGAAGGCGAGGATCGAGCATCGCTTCTTAAGATCTACCAAGCGATCAGCGACACGGTCAGCCACCTCGGCGGAACCTTCCAGGTCATCGTCATGGAGCACGCCGACCTGGAAGACGAGATCTTCCGCTCCGCAGTCGTAGAACGCTGGAGAGGCGGCCGTGCAGCTCTCATCCCACCGGCCTGGATCGTTCCGAACAACTGA
- a CDS encoding DUF2637 domain-containing protein, translated as MGSGETAPPRLPDDASRRDAATANIVVAVLGLSAFAVSFTHVQRLAVRSGQIGWVADGIAASVELMALAAVTEMRRRRRQGEQVNWPRGVLVLGVVMSLAANLATAQPTVWGFIMAAWPQLAFLAVAGLIETRSSEPVRQPEPVPVRQPEPVPVRQPEAEPVRQPEAEPVRQPEAPELSPSIAQARTVRSSERRASDGPEPAGAETGARTQRRPSRAAIVATLHAEITADADWKPDYTELTARTGYSLSWCEKRVAEARLRIAQDARRQPYAEAIRTEPPVLQPPVSAELTTETSAAAPLASVTAMLPRRSALAPAAAPTSASQSDTRKRQRPPTRTEEEEHEYHHTGP; from the coding sequence GTGGGCAGTGGGGAAACGGCCCCGCCCCGGCTGCCTGACGACGCCTCCAGACGCGACGCGGCGACGGCGAACATCGTGGTCGCTGTACTCGGCCTGTCCGCATTCGCGGTGTCCTTCACCCATGTGCAACGCCTCGCCGTGCGGTCTGGACAGATCGGGTGGGTAGCCGACGGCATTGCCGCCAGCGTCGAACTGATGGCGTTGGCTGCCGTCACCGAGATGCGCCGACGCCGACGCCAGGGCGAGCAGGTCAACTGGCCAAGGGGCGTGCTGGTACTCGGCGTGGTCATGAGCTTGGCTGCCAACCTGGCTACGGCCCAACCCACGGTGTGGGGCTTCATCATGGCCGCCTGGCCGCAGCTCGCCTTCCTGGCCGTGGCTGGCCTCATCGAGACTCGCTCCAGCGAGCCCGTACGGCAGCCGGAGCCCGTACCCGTACGGCAGCCGGAGCCCGTACCCGTACGGCAGCCGGAGGCCGAACCCGTACGGCAGCCGGAGGCCGAACCCGTACGGCAGCCGGAGGCCCCCGAGCTGTCGCCGAGCATCGCCCAAGCGCGTACGGTCCGTTCTTCCGAGCGGCGGGCGAGCGACGGTCCCGAGCCCGCGGGGGCCGAGACCGGGGCGCGTACACAGCGTCGGCCGAGCCGCGCCGCGATCGTCGCCACCCTGCACGCGGAGATCACCGCCGACGCGGACTGGAAGCCGGACTACACCGAGCTCACCGCACGGACCGGCTACAGCCTCTCGTGGTGTGAGAAGCGTGTCGCTGAGGCGCGGCTCCGTATCGCCCAGGACGCCCGGCGTCAGCCGTACGCGGAGGCGATCCGCACCGAGCCACCCGTTCTCCAGCCGCCCGTCAGTGCCGAGCTGACCACGGAGACCAGCGCTGCGGCCCCACTCGCATCGGTCACAGCGATGCTGCCCAGGCGCTCGGCGCTGGCACCCGCTGCCGCGCCCACCAGCGCCTCCCAAAGCGACACCAGAAAGCGGCAGCGACCGCCAACCCGCACCGAGGAAGAAGAGCATGAGTACCACCACACAGGCCCGTAG
- a CDS encoding transposase family protein → MIPDWDKPTGRPHALPLWKAVVVLCFLLRHNNAQVLAAELFEISQPTVSRYSTRLRPVVRDAIKELGFGLARLPRDEPVLVDGFLAECWDWKAAEQLFSKKHMQSGHNVQVVSDTRGRLREAGAPLPGARHDAFAYVASGIKAKIQKYRHRLGDKGYQGSDLLTPYKKPPHRKLTEVEKASNRAHSQIRSAVERCIGHLENWKILGGCYRSPLDRFPETLDTVVQLELLRTYEPA, encoded by the coding sequence ATGATCCCCGACTGGGACAAGCCGACGGGCCGTCCGCACGCGCTGCCGCTGTGGAAGGCGGTGGTCGTGCTCTGCTTCCTCCTGCGACACAACAACGCGCAGGTCCTGGCCGCCGAACTGTTCGAGATCTCCCAGCCCACGGTCTCGCGCTACAGCACCCGGTTACGCCCCGTGGTGCGCGACGCGATCAAGGAGTTGGGGTTCGGGCTCGCCCGGTTACCCCGGGACGAGCCGGTCCTGGTGGACGGGTTCCTCGCCGAGTGCTGGGACTGGAAGGCCGCTGAACAGCTGTTCTCCAAGAAGCACATGCAGTCCGGGCACAACGTCCAGGTCGTCTCGGACACCCGGGGCCGGCTGCGGGAGGCGGGGGCGCCGCTGCCAGGGGCCCGCCACGACGCCTTCGCCTATGTCGCCTCGGGCATCAAAGCGAAGATCCAAAAGTACCGCCACCGGCTTGGCGACAAGGGCTACCAAGGCAGCGACCTGCTCACCCCCTACAAGAAGCCGCCGCACCGCAAGCTGACCGAGGTGGAGAAGGCGAGCAACCGGGCGCACTCCCAGATCCGCTCTGCCGTCGAACGCTGCATCGGCCACCTGGAGAACTGGAAGATCCTCGGCGGCTGCTACCGCAGCCCCCTCGACCGCTTCCCCGAGACACTCGACACCGTCGTCCAACTCGAACTCCTACGGACCTACGAACCCGCCTGA
- a CDS encoding IS5 family transposase — translation MERRAYPSDLTDDQWGLIEPMITSWKLERVARSATGDPGSCDLREVVNALFYQNRTGCQWRYLPHDLPAWSAVFYYFTQWRRDGLDQRIQELLRCQVRERARRLEDPSLVVLDTQSLRAAAGVPRTTTGLDAAKRTPGRKRGLAVDVMGLIIGVVVLPASAHENTAGIALLDQAAERCGNRLEKALVDQGFKDAVIIHGAVLGITVDVVKRNPEDKGFVPQPKRWVVEQVNGTLILHRRLVREYDHRPENSTARVYWAAIANMARRLTVPACPWRDLELAA, via the coding sequence ATGGAACGTCGGGCGTATCCGAGTGATCTGACGGATGATCAGTGGGGTTTGATCGAGCCGATGATCACGTCGTGGAAGCTGGAGCGGGTGGCGCGGTCGGCGACCGGGGACCCGGGGTCGTGCGATCTGCGGGAAGTCGTGAACGCGCTGTTCTACCAGAACCGGACGGGTTGCCAGTGGCGGTATCTGCCGCATGACCTGCCGGCCTGGTCGGCGGTGTTCTACTACTTCACCCAGTGGCGCAGGGACGGCCTGGACCAGCGGATCCAGGAACTGCTGCGCTGCCAGGTCCGGGAGCGGGCGCGCCGATTAGAGGACCCGTCCCTGGTGGTCCTGGACACCCAGTCGCTGCGGGCGGCTGCCGGGGTGCCCAGGACGACTACGGGACTGGACGCGGCGAAGAGGACTCCGGGACGCAAGCGTGGGCTGGCTGTGGACGTGATGGGGCTGATCATCGGCGTGGTGGTGCTGCCGGCCTCGGCCCACGAGAACACCGCCGGAATCGCCCTGCTGGACCAGGCCGCCGAGCGCTGTGGCAACCGCCTGGAGAAGGCGCTGGTCGACCAGGGCTTCAAGGACGCCGTGATCATCCACGGTGCGGTGCTGGGCATCACAGTCGACGTCGTCAAGCGCAACCCCGAGGACAAGGGCTTCGTTCCGCAGCCCAAGAGGTGGGTGGTCGAGCAGGTCAACGGCACGTTGATATTGCACCGGCGACTGGTGCGCGAGTACGACCACCGTCCCGAGAACTCCACGGCCCGTGTCTACTGGGCGGCCATCGCGAACATGGCCCGCCGGCTCACGGTCCCCGCCTGCCCCTGGCGCGACCTCGAGCTGGCCGCGTGA
- a CDS encoding tetratricopeptide repeat protein gives MAEGDIKGRARLLLGPGDLSRRDRRKLGRALMPELAELASAGDSEASNILGGIELEVEGNPKRARQWFESSAAAGSAVGLRCLGWLYAEGQGGDRDQAKATALMVQSAEAGDVIAMQKVAGWFRDGSSGEVDLVQAARWFFAMLGKGNGDGIHEVFQFASRMSFEEIREAARLAGDVGWGESMIAVLRNQQSKGQ, from the coding sequence GTGGCAGAAGGCGACATCAAGGGCCGTGCCCGTCTGCTGCTCGGGCCTGGTGACCTGAGCCGTCGGGACCGGAGGAAGCTGGGCCGAGCGTTGATGCCGGAACTGGCCGAGTTGGCTTCGGCTGGTGATTCCGAGGCGAGCAACATCCTTGGTGGCATCGAGCTTGAGGTCGAGGGAAATCCGAAGCGTGCGCGTCAGTGGTTCGAGAGTTCGGCGGCGGCGGGCAGCGCCGTCGGCCTGCGCTGCCTGGGGTGGCTTTATGCCGAAGGGCAGGGGGGCGACAGAGACCAAGCCAAGGCGACCGCATTGATGGTGCAGTCCGCAGAGGCCGGCGACGTCATCGCCATGCAGAAGGTTGCTGGCTGGTTCCGTGACGGCTCTTCTGGTGAGGTCGACCTGGTGCAGGCCGCCCGGTGGTTCTTCGCGATGCTCGGGAAGGGCAACGGCGACGGCATCCATGAGGTGTTCCAGTTCGCCTCCCGGATGAGTTTCGAGGAGATCCGCGAGGCGGCCCGGCTGGCCGGTGACGTCGGCTGGGGTGAGTCGATGATTGCTGTTCTGCGCAATCAGCAGAGCAAGGGGCAGTAA
- a CDS encoding transposase family protein, whose translation MCRQSATVCLTKSPALDRVAGLSLVERLRVLPDPRRRRGVRHPFVAVLLVAASAVVAGARSYAAIGQWSANAPQDALARLGARVWR comes from the coding sequence ATGTGCCGTCAGTCTGCCACCGTCTGCCTGACCAAGTCGCCCGCGCTGGACCGTGTGGCGGGACTGTCGCTGGTGGAACGGTTGCGGGTGCTGCCCGACCCGCGTCGGCGTCGCGGGGTGCGTCACCCGTTCGTGGCGGTACTGCTGGTCGCCGCCTCGGCGGTGGTCGCCGGCGCGCGCTCGTATGCGGCCATCGGCCAGTGGTCCGCGAACGCTCCGCAGGACGCTCTGGCCCGCCTCGGTGCCCGGGTCTGGCGTTAA
- a CDS encoding three component ABC system middle component — protein sequence MTTAIALSREERALFNPAFMALVTCRAVQGHQRISGACPLPIAVTAAVMALQPAIRTLLPGTTAASLAKWTEDNQVVRVLMATNAPALAAMVRPGVLLALQTDLLSLDEAAHLALRNRAIPATISGTSETVVAIQKTAQMLGRWLPTGGSTATTLTLLGVRL from the coding sequence ATGACGACGGCCATCGCGCTGAGCCGCGAGGAACGGGCACTCTTCAATCCAGCGTTCATGGCCCTCGTCACCTGCCGCGCGGTCCAAGGCCATCAGCGTATTAGCGGAGCATGCCCACTCCCCATCGCAGTCACCGCCGCAGTCATGGCCCTCCAACCAGCCATCCGGACGCTCCTACCTGGAACAACGGCGGCCAGTCTTGCAAAGTGGACTGAAGACAATCAAGTGGTGCGAGTCCTGATGGCGACCAATGCGCCCGCACTGGCGGCCATGGTTCGCCCCGGTGTTCTTCTCGCTCTACAGACGGATCTGCTCAGCCTCGACGAAGCCGCACACCTAGCCCTAAGGAATCGCGCGATACCGGCGACGATATCGGGTACTTCGGAGACCGTCGTCGCGATCCAGAAGACTGCACAAATGCTCGGCCGGTGGCTCCCCACCGGCGGAAGCACCGCCACGACCCTCACCCTGCTCGGAGTACGCCTGTGA
- a CDS encoding IS3 family transposase (programmed frameshift) produces MAMKDYSDEFRADAVALYESTPGATYKDIAADLGINRATLREWVLRDRDRRGIVPAGSRPGQPTTPAASRPLVTDDPEDRIRQLEARVAELEASERKLATERDILRKAAKYFGRRDELVSRFQFVHDHRNTYEVKRLCQVLDLNRSSYYKWLAGADARAARRRADQALAQEISAIHAGSGGAYGSPRVTAELRESGRQVNHKRVARVMRAHSIAGIRLRRRVRTTIADPAAQQVPDLFRRDFTATEPGGKYMGDITYLPLAGGQFLYLATVLDCFSRKVVGWSIADHMRTTLVADALHMAAATRGSLDGAVFHSDHGAQYGSRAYADLCSDLGITQSMGAVGTSADNAACESFHASLKRETLQGARDYGNPATCRKTVFAWLTRYNTRRRHSTNGYLSPDEYERRHHTAKLTLAA; encoded by the exons ATGGCGATGAAGGACTACTCGGACGAGTTCAGGGCCGACGCTGTGGCCCTGTACGAGTCCACGCCCGGGGCGACGTACAAGGACATCGCCGCTGACCTGGGCATCAACAGGGCGACGCTGCGTGAATGGGTGCTGCGGGACCGCGATCGCCGCGGCATCGTGCCCGCCGGCTCGCGGCCGGGACAGCCCACCACGCCCGCAGCATCGCGCCCGCTGGTGACCGACGATCCAGAGGACCGGATCCGGCAGTTGGAGGCCCGGGTCGCCGAGCTTGAAGCCAGCGAGCGGAAGCTGGCCACCGAGCGGGACATCCTGCGCAAGGCGGCCAAGTATTTCG GCCGGAGAGACGAACTGGTGAGCCGTTTCCAGTTCGTCCACGACCACCGGAACACCTACGAGGTGAAGCGGCTGTGCCAGGTCCTGGACCTCAACAGGTCCAGCTACTACAAGTGGCTCGCCGGAGCCGACGCCAGGGCCGCCCGCCGCCGCGCGGACCAGGCCCTGGCCCAGGAGATCAGCGCCATCCACGCCGGCTCGGGTGGCGCCTACGGCTCGCCCAGGGTGACCGCGGAACTGCGCGAGAGCGGCAGGCAGGTCAACCACAAGCGTGTCGCCCGCGTCATGCGCGCGCACTCCATCGCCGGCATCCGCCTGCGCCGACGGGTCCGCACCACCATCGCGGACCCGGCAGCGCAGCAGGTCCCGGACCTGTTCCGGCGGGACTTCACCGCCACCGAACCAGGCGGCAAGTACATGGGCGACATCACCTACCTCCCTCTGGCAGGCGGCCAGTTCCTCTACCTGGCGACCGTCCTGGACTGCTTCAGCCGCAAAGTCGTCGGCTGGTCCATCGCCGACCACATGCGCACCACGCTGGTCGCCGACGCCCTGCACATGGCCGCAGCCACCCGCGGCAGCCTGGACGGGGCGGTGTTCCACAGCGACCACGGGGCCCAGTACGGATCCCGGGCCTACGCGGACCTGTGCTCCGACCTGGGCATCACCCAGTCGATGGGCGCGGTCGGCACCAGCGCGGACAACGCCGCCTGCGAAAGCTTCCACGCCTCCCTCAAACGCGAGACCCTCCAAGGCGCCCGCGACTACGGCAATCCCGCCACCTGCCGCAAAACCGTGTTCGCCTGGCTGACCCGCTACAACACCCGCCGACGCCACTCCACCAACGGCTACCTCAGCCCCGACGAATACGAACGCCGACACCACACCGCTAAACTCACCCTCGCCGCGTGA
- a CDS encoding ATP-binding protein produces the protein MDEVGYIPFEADAANLFFQLISNRYERASVIVTSNKPFGRWGEVFGDETVAAAMIDRLVHHAEVHSLKGDSYRMRGHDLGRVPTAVNETS, from the coding sequence ATCGACGAAGTCGGCTACATCCCCTTCGAGGCCGACGCCGCGAACCTCTTCTTCCAACTCATCTCCAACCGCTACGAACGCGCCAGCGTGATCGTCACCAGCAACAAGCCCTTCGGCCGCTGGGGCGAGGTCTTCGGCGACGAGACCGTCGCCGCCGCCATGATCGACCGCCTCGTCCACCACGCCGAGGTCCACTCCCTCAAAGGCGACTCCTACCGCATGCGCGGCCACGACCTGGGCCGCGTCCCCACCGCCGTCAACGAAACCAGCTAA